Proteins encoded in a region of the Bacteroidales bacterium WCE2004 genome:
- a CDS encoding Starch-binding associating with outer membrane — MKKIALYSLLALGMAATSVSCSDSFLDVEYYSIVNPDGVYEDADNVFMGLTGVYSILYATSDYYIKPHPALANLPTLDLQADGWDAEMSKHAWGVESKSSFFENAWKYSYRMVSRANLFLADLENVTDDVVPEATRKIYESEARCLRGTAYYYLTINFSRVPMLMTGETYATSPEKARPESDEEAWKTIRDDFEYAAQYLDWQPAEGMLGRFTKAGALAYAAKANMYIGDFEKAKTQLKDIIDHSGRKLNPVHGMIHWQDYVQSCETIWEISFPLFPKMGWDIWSFAKNNDNRYFSMQTKAAEYGGWGDSPLSYELVRSFEPGDKRRTYNIVGWHGTYGDTNPYTGDVIGSKPEFQKYFQDREGIPNNHSLKWWKTNDVYSAHSVQLYRYTEVLLNYAECCFRTGDEAEGWRIIAEVRNRAWGNLEVGYDPNADSNSAFEFPTELLNTETVEVPDAQTFYAKYKADKGYKSPLWIVALTQERRKEFMYEFSLWYDLSRMNLVEEWLDCEYPKNGKATFYNTRTGKYYVPTGNDFNEPYDKASAEERADMIPVTPRDWDWNPIHLRYPIPTSELTANPLCEQNEGYE, encoded by the coding sequence ATGAAAAAGATAGCATTATATTCCCTGCTTGCCCTGGGCATGGCCGCTACGTCGGTCTCCTGCTCGGACAGCTTCCTCGATGTCGAATACTACTCCATCGTCAACCCCGACGGTGTGTATGAAGACGCCGACAATGTCTTCATGGGCCTGACCGGTGTGTACAGCATCCTGTACGCCACCTCCGACTACTATATCAAGCCGCATCCGGCGCTCGCCAACCTGCCGACCCTGGACCTGCAGGCGGACGGCTGGGACGCGGAAATGTCCAAGCACGCCTGGGGCGTGGAATCCAAGTCCTCCTTCTTCGAGAATGCGTGGAAGTATTCCTACCGGATGGTCTCCCGCGCCAACCTCTTCCTGGCCGACCTGGAGAACGTCACCGACGACGTGGTCCCGGAAGCGACCCGCAAGATCTATGAGTCCGAGGCGCGCTGCCTGCGCGGCACGGCCTACTACTACCTGACCATCAACTTCAGCCGCGTGCCGATGCTGATGACGGGCGAGACCTACGCCACTTCGCCGGAGAAGGCCCGTCCGGAGTCCGACGAAGAGGCCTGGAAGACCATCCGCGACGACTTCGAATATGCCGCGCAGTACCTTGACTGGCAGCCCGCCGAAGGAATGCTCGGCCGCTTCACCAAGGCCGGCGCCCTCGCCTATGCCGCCAAGGCCAACATGTACATCGGCGACTTCGAGAAGGCGAAAACCCAGCTCAAGGACATCATCGATCACAGCGGCCGCAAGCTCAATCCCGTCCACGGCATGATCCACTGGCAGGACTATGTGCAGAGCTGTGAGACCATCTGGGAGATCTCCTTCCCGCTGTTCCCGAAGATGGGCTGGGACATCTGGTCCTTCGCCAAGAACAACGACAACCGCTACTTCTCCATGCAGACAAAGGCGGCCGAATACGGCGGCTGGGGCGACTCCCCGCTGTCCTACGAGCTGGTCCGCTCCTTCGAGCCCGGCGACAAGCGCCGCACCTACAACATCGTCGGCTGGCACGGCACCTACGGCGACACGAACCCCTACACGGGCGACGTGATCGGCAGCAAGCCGGAATTCCAGAAGTACTTCCAGGACCGTGAGGGCATTCCCAACAACCACAGCCTGAAGTGGTGGAAGACCAACGACGTGTACAGCGCCCACTCCGTGCAGCTCTACCGCTACACCGAGGTGCTGCTCAACTACGCCGAGTGCTGCTTCCGCACCGGTGACGAAGCGGAAGGCTGGCGGATCATCGCCGAGGTGCGCAACCGCGCCTGGGGCAACCTGGAGGTCGGTTACGACCCCAACGCCGACAGCAATTCCGCCTTCGAGTTCCCGACGGAACTGCTCAACACCGAGACCGTCGAGGTGCCCGACGCCCAGACCTTCTACGCCAAGTACAAGGCCGACAAGGGCTACAAGTCCCCGCTCTGGATCGTCGCCCTGACGCAGGAGCGCCGCAAGGAATTCATGTACGAGTTCAGCCTCTGGTATGACCTCAGCCGCATGAACCTGGTCGAAGAGTGGCTCGACTGCGAATATCCGAAGAACGGGAAGGCCACCTTCTACAACACCCGGACCGGCAAGTACTATGTCCCGACCGGCAACGACTTCAACGAGCCCTACGACAAGGCTTCCGCGGAGGAGCGTGCCGACATGATCCCGGTCACGCCGCGCGACTGGGACTGGAACCCGATCCACCTGCGGTATCCGATCCCGACATCCGAACTGACAGCAAACCCTTTGTGCGAACAGAATGAGGGTTATGAATAG